In one Oryza glaberrima chromosome 2, OglaRS2, whole genome shotgun sequence genomic region, the following are encoded:
- the LOC127762312 gene encoding ubiquitin-like modifier-activating enzyme 5, which produces MDEEQLRALLRDLDALKQRPDPAAIDRMRERVAGMVTPAAAARSKIKDMSSEVVDSNPYSRLMALQRMGIVDNYERIRDYSIAIVGIGGVGSVAAEMLTRCGIGRLLLYDYDTVELANMNRLFFRPDQVGMTKTDAAVQTLSGINPDVTLESYSLNITTVKGFETFLGSLKARSSDGRNTGVDLVLSCVDNYEARMVVNQACNELGQTWMESGVSEDAVSGHIQLLVPGETACFACAPPLVVASGVDERTLKREGVCAASLPTTMGVVAGLLVQNALKYLLKFGQVSPYLGYNSLKDYFPTMEMKPNPQCSNPACVQRQKEYMQSKPARDAAAKAKMEAEASAADECPVHLDNDWNISVVDDSDTVTPSILSTGADSLPEGLVRELPTADSYQEPVAPVTSGAIDDDLEELQRQLDALNSS; this is translated from the exons ATGGACGAGGAGCAGCTGCGCGCGCTGCTCCGCGATCTGGACGCGCTCAAGCAGCGCCCCGACCCCGCCGCCATCGATCGG ATGCGAGAGCGCGTGGCGGGAATGGTGACCCCGGCCGCCGCTGCACGGTCCAAGATCAAG GATATGAGCTCGGAGGTGGTGGACAGCAATCCCTACAGCAGGCTCATGGCGCTGCAGCGTATGGGGATCGTGGACAACTACGAGCGCATCCGTGATTACTCCATCGCCATCGTT GGTATAGGTGGCGTTGGTAGTGTTGCTGCTGAGATGCTCACTAGATGTGGCATTGGTCGCCTTTTGTTGTATGACTATGATACAGTTGAACTGGCCAACATGAATAGGTTGTTCTTTCGTCCAGACCAG GTTGGAATGACCAAGACAGATGCTGCTGTGCAGACACTATCTGGAATAAATCCTGATGTTACGTTGGAG AGCTATTCATTAAATATTACTACAGTGAAAGGATTTGAAACATTTTTAGGAAGTCTCAAAGCCAGAAGCTCTGATGGGCGTAACACTGGAGTTGATCTTGTTTTGAGCTGCGTTGATAACTATGAAGCTCGTATGGTTGTAAACCAG GCATGCAATGAACTTGGCCAGACATGGATGGAGTCTG GTGTCTCAGAAGATGCTGTTTCTGGTCATATACAGTTGCTGGTTCCTGGTGAAACAGCATGTTTTGCATGTGCTCCTCCATTg GTTGTTGCATCCGGAGTGGATGAGCGCACATTAAAGCGGGAAGGTGTTTGTGCTGCCTCTTTACCAACTACAATG GGTGTTGTTGCTGGTCTCCTTGTCCAGAATGCTCTGAAATATTTGTTGAAGTTTGGACAAGTTTCCCCTTACTTG GGATATAATTCGCTTAAGGATTATTTCCCAACAATGGAAATGAAACCAAATCCACAGTGTTCAAATCCAGCATGTGTTCAGAGACAG AAAGAATATATGCAGTCAAAACCTGCTAGAGATGCAGCAGCAAAAGCTAAGATGGAAGCTGAAGCATCAGCAGCAGATGAATGTCCGGTCCATCTAGATAATGATTGGAATATTAG TGTTGTCGATGACAGTGACACAGTGACACCAAGCATTCTAAGCACTGGAGCTG ATAGCCTCCCAGAAGGCCTTGTCCGCGAACTCCCAACTGCAGATTCCTACCAAGAACCAGTTGCTCCAGTTACATCCGGGGCTATTGATGACGACCTTGAGGAGCTTCAGCGCCAGCTTGATGCCCTAAACTCGTCTTAA